The following is a genomic window from Citrifermentans bemidjiense Bem.
CTACCACAGCTTCCAGGAGTACATCGACGCGAAGCTCCGCATCTTCGAGAACCAGACCGCGGACGACTTCGCCGTCCTCAACATCGACGACCCGCTGGTCGCTGCCTGCGCCTCCAAGCTCAAGGCGCAGCTCTTCCCCATGAGCCGCCTGCACGAGCTGGAAGAAGGGATCAGCTACCGCGACGGCTTCATCACCTTCTCCCACAAGGGGAAAGTGCTCCGCTTCGGCACCGAGGGGTTCAAGCTGAAGGGGGTGCACAACCTGGACAACATCATGGCGAGCCTTGCCTCCACCCTCCTCATGCGCTGCGACGGCGACTGCGCCTACGAGGCGGTGAAGAACTTCAAGGGGCTGCCGCACCGGATGGAACTGGTGGAAGAGATCGACGGCGTCGCCTACTACGAGGACAGCAAAGGGACCAACGTCGGGAGCGTGGTGAAGTCGCTGGAGAGCTTCGACTCCGGCATCACCCTCATCGCCGGCGGCAAGGACAAGGGAGGCTCCTATGAGCCCCTGGCCCCCCTGGTCGAGAGCCGAGTGAGCCACCTGGTGCTGATCGGCGAGGCGAAGGCACGCATGAACGAGGCGCTAGGCTCCTTGACCGATACCCATCTCGCCGAAACCCTCGAGGAGGCGGTGGAGATCTCGCGCAGGCTGACCAAGCCGGGCGGGGTGGTGCTTTTCTCGCCGGCCTGCTCCAGCTTCGACATGTTCAAGAACTACGAGGAGCGCGCCCAGCGCTTCAAGGCCGCGGTGCGCGCCGGCAAGAAGGGGGAGGCGTGAGGAAACTGGAGGGGTACGACATGATCGTGCTGCTGATGGCGGTGATCCTCACCTGTTTCGGTGTGGTCATGGTCTATTCGGCGTCCTCCGTGATGGCGGCCAAGAAATTCCACGACGGTTTCTTCTTCCTGAAGCGCCAGTCCCTCTACGCCCTGATGGGCTTCGTCGGGATGGCGCTGGCGATGCACGTCGACTACCACGTCTGGAAGAAATACGCGGTGCCGCTATTTCTTGGCTGTTTCGTACTGCTCGTCTTGGTGTTCGTCCCCGGCATCGGCGGGACCGCCAAGGGGGCCTCGCGCTGGATCAAGCTCCCCTTCTTCAACTTCCAGCCCTCCGAGCTCGCCAAGGTGGCGCTCATCATCTACATGGCCTATTCGCTGGAGAAGCGGCAGGACAAGCTGAAGCAGTTCATGGCGGGGTTCTTCCCCTACATGCTGATACTCGGTGTCTTCATCGCGGTCCTCTTGGCGCAGCACGACATGGGGGCCGCGCTCACCATGTTCGCCGTCGCCA
Proteins encoded in this region:
- the murD gene encoding UDP-N-acetylmuramoyl-L-alanine--D-glutamate ligase, translated to MELKDKKILVVGLAKTGVAVTRFLAQAGAFVTVTDMREEEALSDVLAELSDLDITYELGRHVPYSFLMADLIVVSPGVPMDIKPLEMARSQKRRVVSEVELASWFIKAPMVAITGTNGKTTTTTLTGEIFKACGFETFVGGNIGNPLIELAESGQEVSRVVVELSSFQLEGVESFRPDVAVLLNITEDHLDRYHSFQEYIDAKLRIFENQTADDFAVLNIDDPLVAACASKLKAQLFPMSRLHELEEGISYRDGFITFSHKGKVLRFGTEGFKLKGVHNLDNIMASLASTLLMRCDGDCAYEAVKNFKGLPHRMELVEEIDGVAYYEDSKGTNVGSVVKSLESFDSGITLIAGGKDKGGSYEPLAPLVESRVSHLVLIGEAKARMNEALGSLTDTHLAETLEEAVEISRRLTKPGGVVLFSPACSSFDMFKNYEERAQRFKAAVRAGKKGEA